From the genome of Diabrotica virgifera virgifera chromosome 8, PGI_DIABVI_V3a:
CGGCAATCATTCGTAATGTAGCAGCATGTCCTGGGTGGGACTGCGTGTGGAACTTCAGGAAAACGTCTCTCTGGAACACAGCTGGCACATAAACTCGTATACGATCATCTTGGACTGAACAATAAATAGGTCGTTGGCTATCTGGTAGAACTATTCGCTGAAGTTGTAAGGAGCTAGCAGGATCGTTCAGAGTTTGTTGGAGAGTCTCATCTGTAGTCTGAGCTTCGGATAGCCGATTATAGTCAATCGTAATGGGTGTTGTGACAGCGTCTACTTCGGGTCGTGAGAGACAATCGGCAACGATATTGGCTGCACCCTGAATATGTCGAATGTCGGTCGAGAATTGTCCAATAAATTCTAGTTGGCGTATCTGTCGTGGGGACTGCCGCTCATGTCGCTGTTGGAAGGCAAACGTTAAAGGCTTGTGGTCAGTATAAATGGTAAACGGCATGCCCTCAAGAAAATGGCGGAAGTGATGTATGCCACTGAATATGGCCAGCAGCTCTCGGTCATAAGTGCTATAGTTTCGCTCCGTCTTAGAAAGCTTTCTAGAGAAGAAAGCGATGGGTTGTAGATGTTCACCTATAAGCTGTTGCAAAACACCGCCGATGGCAACATCTGAGGCATCAACTGACATGTTCAATTGGGCATTCGGTGCTGGGAAAACCAATTCAGTCGACGCGGCCAAGAGTTCTTTGACTTTGGAGAAAGCTGCTGCAGCTGCTGGTGTTAATGTCAGTTcttgcttctttttcttttgctgaGACAGTAAGTCGGTTAATGGCATTAGTTCATTCGCAGCATTTGGTAACCAACGTCTGTAGAAATTGAGCATACCCATAAACCTTCGTAGCTGTCGATAGGTCGTAGGTTGTGGAAAGTTGCGAATTGCGCCTACTTTAGCCGGCAATGGACGAACGCCAGTTGGGGAGACCGTGGCACCCAGGAAGTTTACTTCACTTTCACGGAATTTTGATTTATCCTTATTGATTTGAAGTCCATTTGCTTCCAGAATCCGAAGTACTGATGCCAGGTGTTTCTCATGCTCGGTATCAGTCTCCGAGGCAACCAAAATATCGTcgatgtatacatacacatatggGCATTCTCGAAAAAGGTGATCGAGGTACCTCTGGAACGTCTGGGCAGCATTTCGCAAACCGAATGGCATTCGGAGAAACTCGTAAAGTCCAAAGGGGGTTATTACAGCCGTCTTTTGTACATCCTTCGGGTGGACTGGAATTTGGTAAAAAGCACGTACTAAATCAATACAAGAGAAAATTCTCTTTCCATGTAGCTGGTTAGCAAAATCCTGGATGTGCGGTATTGGGTAGCGATCTGGTTTGGTCATGGCATTTAGACGGCGAAAATCTCCACAGGCTCGCCATCGTCCATTGGACTTCTTAACCAAGTGAAGCGGACTAGCCCAAGATGACTTTGATGGTCGGATAATGCCTGCCTGCATCAGCTCATTGAATTCTGCTCGTGCAGCTTGAAAACGATCTGGTGGAAGTCTTCGTGGTTTAGAAAATACTGGTGTACCTCGAGTCTCAATATAGTGCTGGACCCTTTCAGTATCCTCTGGTATAGTGGCTGCCGGACGATCGTAAGGATGGGCAGTGGATAGGCCTACTTCTGGTACTTTAACACGACGAGACACACAGGTAATACTGCTTGACATATTTGAGCTTACTAGTCGTTTGTTTCTCATGTCAACACTAATGCCATAATGTGTAAGAAAATCGGCTCCTAGTATGGGTGTGGTGACATCTGCGACTACAAAAGTCCATGTTACAGGTTGGTCTAGACCAAGGTTTAATGAAAGTTGTCTCTGCCCATACGTTTGGATGCACGATCCGGTGGCAGAATATAGGCATACAGTGCTGGGCCGAGTCGCAGTGCAGATTTTACGTGGAAGCACACTCAGGTCTGCCCCTGTATCAATAAGGAACTGAAGTTGGAGAACACTATCGGTAATGAAGAGGCGGCGTGGTATGTGAGGGGCTGCAGTTGCCGCCATTACTGCGCCCTTTCGTCGTTTTTTGTAAAACTGCAGGGTGGTCTACATTTCTTTGCTTGTGCACCAAATCTTCGATGGTAGTAACACTGCTCGTCAGATGATGACTTGGCACTCTTGACCATTTGAATCTGTTGCCGTTCTTCAGCTACAGCTAATCTGTTGGATAAAGCGCTCACTTGGTCATTCAATGCAGCCACTGCTTTGTCTAAGATAGGGCTTTCGGTAACAGCCATGACTGGAAAATTGGAACATCGGAGGTACTTATCGGCTTTCTTAGCAAGCTCTTCTAGATCTCCATCAAGAACAGATATAACACTTCGAACCGAAGGTGGTAGGCGGTCCAACcaaaaattttttagaacttGTGTACTAATGCTATCCGTGGCCAGAGCTTGCATTCTGTGGAGTAGTTGAGTGGGTTTTAAGTCACCCAGAGTGAGCTCCATTAATCTGTGGATCCTGTCATCTGAGCTAATGCCATACCTTTCGAGAAGGCGAGCTTTCAGTTGTGTATAGGCATTGCCAGCAGTTGGATTCTTTACAATATCCGCCACTTCTATTAGTATGTCACTGTTTAAACTAGCAACAGTATGATCGAATTTGCAGTTGTCAGATGTTATTTTGGCTTGTCGGAACTGCGCCTCCAGCCGAAGAAACCATAGTTCTGGTTCATTGCGCCAAAACTCTGGAGCTTTTATGCCTACCCGTGCAATTATTGGGTGATCATTGCCTTCGTATGGTGTAGCATTATCGTTTGGCATTGTTTGGTCGTTATCTGTCATAATGTCGTCTTTAAATCCTTGTACTTACAGTCTTTTTCTCGGGGTCACCAATGTGGCCGGTTTGCGGGATGCAAAGTAGTCGGGGCAcactttaaactattttattggtTTATTTACAACAAACTACCTAATAAAATAAGTAAGAAAAATTATGACAGTTGTATTCTAAGTTTCTAAAATCTTCTGACCGACGTCCGTCAATCCGTCTCCTCTTCTTTCCCCAGCCGGTCAACACATATGTGGTCGTAGGCTAACTGTCAATCTGCCACAATGTTATCACAGCGAGAAGACTAATCACTCCTGCTAATAGGTTACTGCTGTCTAGTGTCTGTCCGTCTATTCCTCATCACATCCTCGAAAAATATCTTGCCGAGAAGGACTTTCATCTTCTTTCACCGATGTCTTTCTTAAGAGCGGGAATTCAAGATCCTCAATATAGTCACGTATTAAGCTTTCGTAGGCAGGTGTACTATACACCTGTCGACAATCTTTTTATTCCTGAATCAATTCTCATTGACTTCGATAATATATCTTACCGAATCCATCTTTCTGATGGACTCACTTGCTATCTCTGTCATCAATCTGGTCATATCGCCTCAACACGTACCTATACGACCATCCAGTCAAACCCGTCCATACCTACATCCCAAACTGACCAAGACTCTATTTATTCCTGTAATGCAACAACCGAAGACAAAAATCACTCTGTccaaaatcaaacagaaaacacTGGTGAAGTAATGGATTCCCAAGAACTCCCTACAGAAATTACTATACCGAAACGTTCTCATTCTGAAATATCGTCCCCAGTTAATACACCACCGGTAGAAAACACagaaatagattttacaaaaCCTAAAGCAAGATCAACAAAAAAGCCAAGAGTCACTAAATCTGATACAAAAACTGGAGAAACAGTTTCTACTGAATCACTTATCCAACCTGCAAAGGAATTTATTGATAAAGCTTCAACCCTGTTTGAATTAAACTATACAGAGATAGTCAGCTTTCTGGATGATGCACACGGTTTTCCCAATCCATTAAGTATCGCACAAGAATACACGAAAAACATTGCAGTACTATTAACAATGCTAACAGAAATCTACCCCAAACTCGAAGACAGACGCATTAAATCTAGAATTACACGAATAAAGAAGAAAATACGTCGTCAACTAAATCTAGATCGAACTGAAAATGATTCCGAAGATACAGATGTTTCTCAAGAAAacctcaattaaaaaaatcaataaatgtgCTACGCCTGTGACACCAATATAACTGTAGTAGGTCACATTGTTATAGACTGTCcattatatcatctgcaaagacaAGCTACTGGACTACCATGTGATATAAAGTGTGCGTTAAACAGTGCGGATTGTGACAAAATCATTAGGTTTTTAAAAGAAACTAAATTATATAACCAAATATGAGTGCTACGTTTCAGAacaatcataaattaaaatcaactttgtaaaaattctgtaaaaaaaactttgtaaaaCAGTTTATATTTTGTATCAAATTAATATGTATCATTGTACCAccgctaataaccttttatggttgatgcgggttatttctaataaaaaaaaatattcaggtgaagatatcaataaaatgttagttaaaattattgaaaaaatcagttttatttatgaaataatctaATCGAATTACACTCaagctcttaaaaattatcgatttgttttgccatCGTGACACTGACCTAATTTCActtcccttcgggtcgtgaaattgtcaaagtgtcactcgggatacaaatccataattttagagctctcgtgtaattagtactgataataaattataataaattttgtggacatattaaaaacaaaagttttcagtggtTTATTGatagataaaatgaactttcaTTAAATAACTTTCATAAGTAAAAGTATGTACTATCCTATTATACATATGCAATATTTATTCTAGAAtcaaatagtttttctatttgcacattttttgtatctacCTATTCCTACTCTCctaaaatttaataggtttcatatattatttattaacaagtcgatataacaactgaggatagtataaataaaacgtgtatattttttattcataacaCCGGTTTTAATACCCGGATcctgatattttaaattttaaataccaaataccggtattgagattttggctcggtattgtaagccctacacGAGAGCTCTGAGGGCTCGAGTGAATATTGCCGATTGGAAACAAATTTAAGAAAGAAaagtggagcattattttcttatttattcttactatcgtgtgataatcgacagttttttttaatacttacgtATAAAATTCAggtctttgtataaaaacattcagtgacattgatcccaattaatgtgacacatatttttcaacttgtcaaaatgAGCAGCACAGTTTAGCACATATTTAGacgaaaatattaataaaatactagttaaaattatttataaatacagttttattcatgaaataatcttagcGAAGTAAACTCGAGAGCTTAACATTTCCGACttgtgttctcctcgtgacaatttgacattaggtgcaaaactaaaagtttattatggataCTTTCTTAAATGtaacagttgtcaaaactaggaaaatTGTTGCAATAAACAGAAATAATCTACTAACAGAAATTATTCCCACTGTAATAATGTACctacagtagaaaattaccgctgtaataataatctgattggacagaattaaacacgtgatacgtgatgaaaaatcttactacacgactggaagttaaaatcattaaaaaataatcgctgtaatttttattcttgtagctttctattggtcagaatctctatgactGAAATATTCTGTTATTATTTATTAGCTGTTTCGGCTATAAGTCTAAATTTTATAGTCTTTAACTGAATAAGTTGAGGTGGGTACAGATGTTTGTCTccagttggtcattcagaattatatctgtattgtttaatttattaatttccatagattctaataaagatatcTTATAGCCTTTATTTTAAATATGGAGAATTTGAAATtggtcattaaaagaatgattatgatgtAGAAGTTGAATTGTGTACGTAGACTCTCTCTTTCTATTATTGAAAGATCTTTTGTGTTCTGTTATACGTGTGTtaaaggttctaccagtttgaccgatgtaagctTTTGGACAGTTATCACATGTTTGTTTACACCACTGTCTAAGTGATTTTTATTTTGTCTCTAGTTGTTCTTAACATATTTACTTCTAATTATTATAAAAGTTGGTGTTATTCCTTGCTTTTTTATGTGTTTagttatttttgttgatatcttgctTGTATATGTACCTAATCGAGCAAAAAGCACTATGTTTTTTCTCTGCTGGAGGAAcaactaatttcagggctttcttataaaatttttggtttaaaatttttttattgcttgTCAACTTTCAAAATCCACCTaagaatttaaatttaaaattttgacgtGTTTCATATTGATCCGTCTAGTACATCACCTATAAATAGAAtgttattaatatataattaGTTGCCCAGGCAATAGTATCTGTatttaaattaactaaaataATATAATTACGTTGTGTAGAATTTTATGTGTACATTGTATAGCTTAAACAGAATTGAGTGAAATGAAAGTAAAATTACTTTAAAATTGTGTAAATATATACAGGCTATACACTCCGTGAGGAGTTGGAGCCACTCTTATTGAGCTCATTGACTCATTTATTGTGGTGAGTCACTCCACATTCTTTCTTCTATCAAGTTAACTAGTCTAGTCTAGGGTTCCTCTTAGCGTCCTCTGTTATTTTCCTCCATATATCCCGGTCCTGTATTTTCTGTCTCCATCTTGGCACTTCCAATCTTTTTATGTCCTCCAATACCTGGTCTTCCCACCTGCTTTTTGGTCTTCCTTTCGCCCTTGTTATATTTGGGTTCCACATTGTAACTTTTCTTACATCTTTTTCTTCTCCCATTCTTCTTAAGTGTCCATACCACCGTATTCGCTGGGTTTTTATAGCTTTCACTATGTCCTCGCCTCCTAGTATGTCTCTTATTTCTGTATTCAAGAGCCTTTCATAATCTCCGTGCACTGTTTTCTTTGGTCCATAAATTCTTCTTACCACTgttctttcaaatatttttaacatttcttcttcccTCTTTGTTAGGCTCATGGTTTCTGCCCCATATATCACCACTGTTCGAATTGCTGTTCTGTATACTCGGATTTTCGTAACCCTTCGTAAAATTGTGTAAATCATTTAAttctagctgagcgctttcgattacaaagccatcttcagagttATTTAATAACTTAATGTAACTATTTAAATTTAACAATGGTCAACTTGTGTCAAATTTTAAAACCTAACACTACAAAACAGGGGTCCCATTGTCCAAAAAGTGGGACCAAATTTTTTGTGTTATCTTAATTACGATAATGCAATAGAACACTGGTAAAAAACTTGATTGACTTGAATCTAATGGATATACGCAAAGAGTTGGttttagaaacaaaaaatatttattatttaaatgcaAACATTTCGTTTTAAGTCTACTTACTCTAATCACACCTTGGTATTCTTACctgaaacaataaaaatatgttagTACTTTAGAAAGTACAGTACAGGTTatgaaaataaatgttaaaacacatataaaattattttataaataaacctTTCATCGACATCATTTTAGATTATCGAGAATTAATTAGTTCAAAAATCTGCGCTTAACAAAGGGTTGTAACACTTAGTTCATCCAGGACACTTTTGAGTAAATTACCTCTCTCAATAAAAAGGGCTAGTAGGAGAGTCAATagagaacgaaaacatgcattggttcggaaaaattcaaacaagcttataccTTAGTCCTTAcctccttagtctcagcatccgttatggcttgcaaattgtagaagcctcggaggtgttaccagagaaggttcccattgttttcaatctggtggaatgtagagtaatatttttggtattattttatgtgctattggattgaaaacttagccttttgatagcagttgccgctagggcatccctgccatttcgttcgttgcaatccgtgactgcacgccggggtttgtcctaattgggtcagagagagcagcatatgtgcctcctgatgagagactaataagtttcgaaagcggtagaggtgcttgctgcactctctgattggactagaatatggttcggctgtattttcgtacctattgtaacgaaattgaaaatggttattcatttttgatttacatgtttactccgattggagtacgaagggaaccattctcgttggaactttaccgcgctaagcagatggaacgtgaattataaattgtaaaattccctcatcttccttagtctcagcatccgttatggcttgcaaattgtagaagcctcggaagtgttaccagagaaggttcccattgttttcaatctggtaggatgtcgaataacatttttgggtgttgttttatgtgctattagattgaaaacttaggttttttttctatttttgttagtttatatacatgttaaggtaaaaagttctactgacagatttagccgctaattgtttaaacaataacaattgttttgtataaattattttaaaaatatcgttgaattcatcattttactttgataaaatatgtttctattttgtttttgattatgctgaatccgaatatggcattacaattttaaaattcaaaaattttgaaCTCTTATACAGTAAGTCTgcgtaactaggaaccatatgagaaacttttttattatcaattttacgaaaaaaagttattcttcataaaatgctctgcataatctaaaatctaaaactcaaccatcagatattaaattttatcaattttatacgaagtacgtcaaaaatatgaatttcgttaaagagtaaaggacctttatatttccgaatatcaaaaattgtagtttgtttttttggtgcatgctcaaatcggtgtattcactTAAAATAACATAGAATTGGTTGATTTTAGGGgaataatgctaccaataccttttgtagtgcttgaaaagacctttaaaatgaacaatatttaatgtcgattacattgaaaataagcgagatatgcagcaaaaaaatggatgactaatgtattttaagataaaatgagGAAGTATATTTAagccctcatccaccagaatttaaatgcatcgttttctttctactatatcttttattatagtgttatttctatgttcaaaaagttggacgggtttaaaatgaatggattgagaaaaaaaattagatcaaattatagagcgcatttttaaattttcttaaaaatcttcctttttctccctGTAACTTGAAAACagtaagagatacagtaatgaaaagtaaaaacaaaatttttatctaaaaaaaccctacatttttgttcgatatcttttttcgtatctcttatcattttcgagttacatggagaaaaaggaagatttttaagaaaatttaaaaatgcgctctataattttatcttatttttttcaaaaaccatttattttaaacccgtcaaactttttgaacatagaaataacactatagtaaaaagtattgtagaaggaaaacgatgtatttaaattctgaaggatgaggggttaaaaatGTACTtcccattttttcttaaaatacattagtcatcaatattttgcagcatatctcgcttaggttGATTGTagtcgacatttaatattgctcattttaaaggacttttcaagcactccaaaaggtgttggtagcattatacacctaaaatctaccgtttctctgttatttcaagttgaatacaccgatttgagcatgcaccaaaaaaacaaactatcacctaccatatctctttttgtactataactaga
Proteins encoded in this window:
- the LOC126890261 gene encoding uncharacterized protein LOC126890261, producing MTDNDQTMPNDNATPYEGNDHPIIARVGIKAPEFWRNEPELWFLRLEAQFRQAKITSDNCKFDHTVASLNSDILIEVADIVKNPTAGNAYTQLKARLLERYGISSDDRIHRLMELTLGDLKPTQLLHRMQALATDSISTQVLKNFWLDRLPPSVRSVISVLDGDLEELAKKADKYLRCSNFPVMAVTESPILDKAVAALNDQVSALSNRLAVAEERQQIQMVKSAKSSSDEQCYYHRRFGAQAKKCRPPCSFTKNDERAQ